One region of Primulina tabacum isolate GXHZ01 chromosome 1, ASM2559414v2, whole genome shotgun sequence genomic DNA includes:
- the LOC142554440 gene encoding 3-ketoacyl-CoA synthase 5-like: MPSSNWCALLLQKRNATFPAKHKPKQRMAPKLQDFSLSVKLKYVKLGYQYLVDNLLAFFLIPIIIGIFLESLRLSPEEIIQFWDSMHLTSLHIICSLFFIIYTATFFFMSRPRTVYLIDYALFKPPQSLRVSFAGFMEHAHIVLHDEPKSVDFQMKILERSGIGEETSFPPAMCFIPPAPSMRRSREEAELIIFSCMDSLFQKTGMTPRDIDILIVNCSLFSPTPSLTAMVINKYKMRSNIKSFNLSGMGCSAGLISIDLAKDLLQQHPNSNAVVISTEILTPNCYLGKERAMLLTNCLFRMGGAAVLLSNRWSERRRAKYILSHVVRTHKGADDKSYNCIQQEEDSEGHVGIKLNKDLMAIAGEALKSNITTIGPLVLPASEQILFAFSLLRRKLFNPKLKPYIPDFKQAFEHFCIHAGGRAVIDELQKNLQLTTEQVEASRMTLHRFGNTSSSSLWYELSYIESKGRMRKGDRVWQIGFGSGFKCNSAVWKCNRDIITPVEGPWADCIDRYPVHIPEVVKL, from the coding sequence ATGCCTTCTTCGAATTGGTGCGCTCTTCTCCTACAAAAACGTAACGCTACTTTCCCTGCGAAACATAAACCAAAACAGAGAATGGCACCCAAACTCCAAGATTTCTCTCTATCAGTGAAGCTCAAATATGTCAAACTTGGTTATCAATACCTCGTCGACAATCTTCTTGCCTTCTTCCTCATCCCTATAATCATCGGCATCTTCCTTGAATCACTGCGTTTAAGCCCCGAAGAAATTATCCAATTCTGGGACTCCATGCATTTGACCTCACTACACATCATCTGCTCTTTGTTCTTTATAATCTACACCGCGACTTTCTTCTTCATGTCGCGGCCACGAACTGTATACCTGATCGACTACGCCCTATTCAAGCCTCCGCAGAGCTTGCGGGTGTCATTCGCAGGATTTATGGAGCATGCGCATATAGTGCTGCACGATGAACCCAAGAGCGTGGATTTTCAGATGAAGATTCTTGAAAGATCTGGGATCGGAGAAGAGACCAGTTTCCCACCTGCCATGTGTTTTATTCCACCTGCTCCAAGTATGCGTCGTTCTAGAGAAGAAGCTGAGCTCATAATCTTTTCTTGCATGGATTCACTTTTCCAGAAAACGGGGATGACTCCTAGAGATATAGATATACTTATTGTAAACTGCAGCCTTTTCTCCCCTACACCTTCCTTAACAGCTATGGTGATTAACAAGTACAAAATGAGAAGCAATATCAAGAGCTTTAATCTTTCTGGGATGGGGTGTAGTGCAGGTTTAATCTCTATAGATTTAGCTAAAGATCTTCTCCAACAGCATCCCAACTCGAACGCTGTTGTTATTAGTACAGAAATCCTCACTCCTAACTGCTACTTAGGCAAAGAAAGAGCCATGCTCCTCACTAACTGCCTCTTTAGAATGGGTGGTGCGGCCGTCCTCTTGTCAAACCGGTGGTCTGAGCGCCGACGCGCAAAGTACATCCTTTCCCACGTTGTGAGAACCCACAAAGGAGCAGACGACAAGTCATACAACTGCATACAACAAGAAGAAGATTCAGAAGGACATGTGGGGATAAAGCTGAACAAAGATCTAATGGCCATAGCGGGAGAAGCTCTTAAATCCAATATAACTACGATCGGTCCTCTTGTTCTTCCTGCATCAGAGCAGATCCTCTTTGCCTTTTCCCTGCTCAGAAGAAAACTCTTCAACCCGAAATTGAAGCCATATATTCCAGACTTTAAACAGGCTTTTGAGCACTTCTGCATCCACGCCGGCGGAAGGGCGGTAATCGATGAGTTGCAGAAAAACCTCCAGCTCACGACGGAGCAAGTGGAAGCTTCGAGAATGACACTACACAGATTCGGAAACACGTCTTCTTCTTCGCTTTGGTATGAACTGTCTTACATAGAATCTAAGGGGAGGATGAGGAAAGGCGACAGGGTGTGGCAGATCGGATTTGGGAGTGGATTTAAGTGTAACAGCGCCGTTTGGAAGTGCAATCGGGACATCATAACGCCGGTGGAGGGGCCATGGGCGGATTGCATTGATCGGTATCCGGTTCATATCCCAGAAGTTGTCAAGCTCTAG
- the LOC142554471 gene encoding transcription factor MYB62-like, with translation MSKSKVTGSDLYEEDGSEIRRGPWSLEEDNLLIEYVTCHREGHWNSLAKCAGLKRTGKSCRLRWLNYLKPDIKRGNLTPHEQLLILELHSEWGNRWSKIAQHLPGRTDNEIKNYWRTRVQKQARQLKVDSNSKKFVEAIRKFWKPRLLEKMKQESSDQTASPSSSISSLETQLFTGAPTPVLDQALMQHSLYPKPNNLANNSEHGNFNEDLRTAGIQVGGAYSQFDDDCYFVDLPSYGMMPRMDSQDISLPEYHAEGVVDWFGDELGRSTFWETDELWQFRKMDV, from the exons ATGAGTAAAAGTAAGGTTACAGGTAGCGATTTGTATGAAGAAGATGGAAGTGAGATAAGAAGAGGGCCGTGGAGTCTTGAAGAAGACAATCTTCTTATCGAATACGTGACTTGCCATAGGGAAGGCCATTGGAATTCCTTAGCCAAATGCGCAGGTTTGAAGAGAACTGGGAAGAGTTGCAGATTGAGGTGGTTGAATTATCTGAAGCCTGATATTAAGCGTGGAAACCTCACCCCACATGAACAGCTCTTGATTCTTGAGCTCCATTCTGAATGGGGAAACAg ATGGTCCAAAATCGCACAGCATTTGCCAGGAAGAACTGATAACGAAATAAAAAATTACTGGAGAACGAGGGTACAAAAACAGGCACGACAACTGAAGGTCGATTCCAACAGCAAGAAGTTTGTCGAAGCCATTCGCAAGTTTTGGAAGCCAAGATTACTAGAAAAAATGAAACAAGAATCATCAGATCAAACTGCGTCTCCTTCTTCTTCAATCTCCAGCCTTGAAACTCAATTATTTACTGGCGCCCCTACACCAGTTCTTGACCAGGCCCTGATGCAACACTCTCTATATCCAAAACCAAATAACCTGGCAAATAACTCAGAACATGGTAATTTTAATGAAGATCTAAGGACTGCTGGCATTCAAGTTGGCGGTGCATATTCACAGTTCGATGATGATTGTTACTTTGTTGATCTTCCTAGTTATGGAATGATGCCTAGGATGGATTCCCAGGATATTTCCTTGCCCGAATACCACGCAGAGGGTGTCGTTGATTGGTTTGGAGATGAATTAGGAAGGAGTACTTTTTGGGAAACCGATGAGTTATGGCAATTTAGAAAGATGGATGTTTAG
- the LOC142554461 gene encoding uncharacterized protein LOC142554461, whose product MATNTERSNKAALHNFTMPCDLRWGNQRFLRCMKVNSDGQISPLRRFTTDAHSSHHHHHRSISIEHRHAATRDREKRESSADGFRKVGSTPPPADHGIAAVREKVMLDLQTAADKMKDAIFKEGLEEGVASVAISPPTPLPVFQTPPEASAELPQGETHKPWSLRTRRAACKTTPLNGFSSGRNCCGGFTRSDSGGKGLTVDASRPISGFSPVSAVAADESPVLRSGGEKKDREKFSVALSKRAIEEDFLTMVNHRPPRRPKKRAKFIQKQLDTLFPGLWLTEVTADMYKVTEPAP is encoded by the exons ATGGCTACGAATACAGAAAGATCGAACAAGGCGGCGTTGCACAATTTCACGATGCCTTGCGACCTGAGGTGGGGAAATCAGAGGTTCCTCCGCTGCATGAAAGTGAACTCCGATGGTCAAATCTCACCCCTCCGTCGCTTCACCACCGATGCTCATTCTTCTCATCACCACCACCACCGTTCAATTTCAATCGAACACCGCCACGCCGCCACCAGAGACAGAGAGAAAAGAGAATCCTCTGCTGATGGATTCCGCAAAGTGGGCTCCACCCCTCCGCCTGCCGATCATGGGATCGCTGCCGTTAGAGAGAAGGTCATGCTCGATCTTCAAACAGCGGCTGACAAGATGAAAGACGCGATTTTTAAGGAGGGTCTGGAAGAGGGTGTGGCTTCGGTCGCTATTTCTCCACCGACGCCGCTCCCTGTTTTCCAGACGCCGCCTGAGGCGTCGGCGGAGTTGCCTCAGGGCGAGACCCACAAACCGTGGAGTTTGAGGACGAGGCGAGCAGCATGTAAAACAACGCCGCTGAATGGGTTTTCATCCGGTAGAAATTGTTGTGGTGGTTTCACCAGAAGTGACTCCGGCGGGAAGGGGTTGACGGTGGATGCGAGTAGACCCATCTCGGGATTCTCTCCGGTTTCGGCAGTGGCGGCGGACGAATCTCCCGTGCTGAGGAGTGGCGGCGAGAAGAAAGACCGGGAGAAATTCTCGGTGGCGCTTTCAAAGAGAGCGATTGAAGAAGATTTCTTGACAATGGTTAACCACCGGCCCCCGCGCAGACCAAAGAAAAGAGCTAAATTTATTCAGAAACAATTGGAT ACACTATTTCCAGGATTGTGGTTGACAGAAGTTACAGCAGATATGTACAAGGTTACAGAACCAGCTCCATGA
- the LOC142554452 gene encoding chaperone protein dnaJ 15-like, which translates to MGGSKKEGPSAPAPALRKDPYEVLCVSRDASDQEIKTAYRKLALKYHPDKNASNPEASEHFKEVAYSYSILSDPEKKRQYDKSGFEALDAEGMDMEIDLSNLGTVNTMFAALFSKLGVPIRTTVSANVLEEALNGTVTIKPLPIGTSVSGKVEKQCAHFYSVTFDEERAEAGIVVRVTSPSQSKFKLLYFEQDANGGYGLALQEDSEKTGKNTSAGMYFLHFQVYRLDSTINALAMAKDPEAAFFKRLDGLQPCEVSELKAGTHIFAVYGDNFFKPASYIIEALCAKSYEDTTHNLKDVEAQILRKRNELRQFEAEYRKALAQFQEVTNRYNQEKQSVDELLKQRDDIHASFTTARSLSLSSGSGYFSNGSSSKFLADDYKSESPGEEGSSDSKDKSSKKKWFNLNLKGSDKKL; encoded by the exons ATGGGGGGTTCAAAAAAGGAGGGGCCGTCGGCACCAGCACCAGCACTGAGAAAGGACCCATATGAGGTGCTTTGCGTGTCAAGGGATGCATCTGATCAGGAGATTAAGACTGCTTATAGAAAGCTTGCTCTCAA ATATCATCCAGACAAGAATGCCAGCAATCCTGAAGCTTCGGAACACTTCAAGGAAGTTGCATATTCGTATAGCATCTTATCCGATCCAGAGAAGAAGAGGCAGTATGATAAGTCAGGGTTTGAG GCCCTTGACGCTGAGGGAATGGATATGGAGATTGATTTGTCCAACCTTGGAACCGTAAACACAATGTTTGCAGCTTTATTCAG CAAGCTTGGTGTGCCTATCAGGACTACAGTATCTGCTAATGTTCTTGAAGAGGCTTTGAATGGCACTGTAACGATTAAACCACTTCCAATTGGAACTTCAGTCAGCGGCAAA GTAGAAAAGCAGTGTGCTCACTTCTATAGTGTAACCTTTGATGAGGAACGAGCAGAGGCTGGAATTGTAGTTAGAGTGACTTCACCATCTCAAAGTAAATTTAAG CTTTTATACTTTGAACAAGATGCAAATGGGGGATATGGGTTGGCTTTGCAG GAAGATAGTGAGAAGACAGGCAAGAATACTTCAGCTGGAATGTACTTCTTGCATTTCCAAGTGTACAGATTGGATTCGACTATAAATGCG TTGGCAATGGCTAAGGATCCAGAAGCTGCTTTCTTTAAAAGGCTTGATGGACTTCAGCCTTGTGAGGTCTCGGAACTAAAAGCTGGCACTCACATATTCGCTGTTTATG GAGATAATTTCTTTAAACCTGCTTCCTACATAATTGAGGCTCTCTGTGCAAAGTCATATGAGGATACGACTCACAACCTCAAGGATGTTGAAGCTCAGATTTTGAGAAAGCGAAATGAGCTGCGCCAATTTGAGGCAGAATATAGGAAG GCATTGGCACAATTCCAAGAAGTCACCAATAGATATAACCAGGAAAAGCAATCT GTTGATGAGCTTCTAAAACAGCGAGATGACATCCATGCATCTTTTACCACCGCGAGATCCCTTTCCTTATCTAGTGGGAGTGGCTATTTTAGTAATGGAAGCAGCAGTAAATTTCTAGCCGATGATTATAAATCTGAGAGTCCAGGGGAAGAGGGAAGTTCAGATTCAAAGGACAAATCTTCGAAGAAGAAATGGTTCAATCTTAACCTTAAGGGATCCGATAAAAAGTTATGA
- the LOC142554481 gene encoding LOW QUALITY PROTEIN: zinc finger protein BRUTUS-like (The sequence of the model RefSeq protein was modified relative to this genomic sequence to represent the inferred CDS: deleted 1 base in 1 codon), translating to MATPGIQNGSVSMVAVGPVDQNGHSTAAQQRSSPVRIFLFFHKAIRAELDGLHRAAMALAMNRSGGDIKQLIDKCHFLRSIYKHHCNAEDEVIFPALDIRVKNVARTYSLEHEGESMLFDHLFTLLDNDTSNEESYRRELASCTGALKTSISQHMSKEEEQVFPLLKEKFSFEEQASLVWQFFCSIPVNMMAEFLPWLSSSISPVERQDMRQCLNKIIPQEKLLQQVMFTWMDGVKISSKRKRSEEDPRQNSCSDTPIENKHCICESSETPESDILSLNTLYHPVDDIYHWHKAIKIELNDIAEAARDIKLTGEFSDLSAFNRRLQFIAEVCIFHSIAEDKVIFPALDAELSFVQEHAEEKSEFDKFRCLIEYIESAGANSPAEFYSRLCSQADHIMETIKKHCHNEETEVLPLARKYFSAERQRELLYQSLCVMPLRLIECVLPWLTRSLSQEEARCFLYNMNMAAPASDTALVTLFSGWACKGHPRSDCLSSSETGCPARTLTETQNNFVKSCGDCGNSSIFNESTTFGLESKCEKTVKQENKISLVESSGCNISGTESQKTFLNNRTCCVPGLGVDSSSLGMSSLPQAKSLRSLSCSPTAPSLNSSLFNWETEINSSEIGFTTRPIDNIFRFHKAIRKDLEFLDVESGKLSDRDENFLRQFGGRFRLLRGLYRAHSNAEDDIVFPALESKETLHNVSHSYTLDHKQEEELFENISSALIKLSQLNENLNANNVTGNLSEKLSCSSECVDNLREYNEMATKIQGMCKSIKVTLDHHVIREEVELWPLFDRHFSVEEQDKLVGRIIGRTGAEVLQSMLPWVTSALTQDEQNRMIDTWKHATKNTMFSEWLDEWWEGTAAESSQVPTSENSISKEYEMHESMDLSDYNFKPGWKDIFRMNQNELEAEIRKVSRDPTLDPRRKAYLIQNLMTSRWIASQQKISQTKSGEAQDGEDFLCCSPSFRDPEKKNFGCEHYKRNCKLWAACCGKLFTCRFCHDEVSDHSMDRKATSEMMCMKCLTIQPIGPICTSISCNGFLMAKYYCSSCKFFDDEREVYHCPSCNLCRLGKGLGIDFFHCMTCNCCLGMRLLEHKCTEKGLETNCPICCDFLFTSSATVRALPCGHCMHSACFQAYACTRYVCPICSKSMGDMSVYFGMLDALMASEILPEEYRNRRQHILCNDCDRKGTAPFHWMYHKCGFCGSYSTRVIKVEQDPNCST from the exons ATGGCAACGCCTGGGATACAGAATGGCAGCGTATCCATGGTGGCTGTCGGGCCGGTGGATCAGAATGGGCACTCGACGGCGGCGCAGCAGCGTTCATCGCCTGTTCGGATTTTCTTGTTCTTCCATAAGGCTATACGGGCGGAGCTAGACGGGCTTCATCGGGCCGCCATGGCTTTGGCCATGAATAGGAGCGGCGGAGACATCAAGCAGTTGATTGATAAGTGTCATTTCTTAAGGTCGATTTATAAGCACCACTGCAATGCCGAAGACGAG GTTATCTTCCCTGCACTTGATATACGTGTGAAGAATGTGGCGAGAACTTACTCCCTTGAGCATGAGGGGGAAAGTATGCTCTTTGATCATCTGTTCACATTGCTGGACAATGATACATCAAATGAAGAAAGCTACAGGAGAGAGTTAGCCTCTTGTACAGGAGCCCTTAAAACATCAATTTCTCAGCACATGTCCAAGGAAGAGGAGCAG GTCTTCCCGTTGCTCAAGGAAAAGTTTTCATTTGAAGAGCAGGCATCATTAGTGTGGCAATTTTTTTGCAGCATTCCGGTAAATATGATGGCAGAATTTTTACCGTGGCTTTCATCATCAATTTCGCCTGTTGAGAGGCAGGATATGCGCCAGTGCTTGAACAAAATAATACCACAAGAAAAGTTGCTACAACAG gTTATGTTTActtggatggatggagtaaAGATTAGCAGTAAGCGTAAACGTTCTGAAGAAGACCCTAGACAAAATAGCTGCTCTGATACTCCAATAGAAAACAAGCACTGCATTTGTGAATCTTCAGAGACTCCTGAAAGTGATATTCTGTCATTAAATACTCTGTATCATCCAGTAGATGATATATACCACTGGCATAAGGCTATCAAAATTGAATTGAATGACATAGCTGAAGCAGCTAGAGATATAAAGTTAACTGGAGAGTTTTCTGATCTATCTGCCTTTAATAGGAGGCTTCAATTTATAGCCGAAGTCTGCATTTTTCATAG TATTGCAGAAGACAAAGTTATATTCCCTGCTCTAGATGCAGAATTGTCTTTTGTCCAGGAGCATGCAGAAGAAAAGAGTGAATTTGACAAGTTCAGATGCTTGATAGAATATATTGAAAGCGCTGGAGCCAACTCTCCTGCTGAATTTTACTCTAGATTATGCTCACAAGCAGATCATATAATGGAGACAATAAAAAAGCATTGTCACAATGAAGAAACCGAG GTTCTTCCTCTTGCTCGGAAGTATTTCAGCGCTGAAAGGCAGCGTGAACTATTGTATCAAAGCTTGTGTGTGATGCCGTTGAGATTGATTGAATGTGTCTTACCTTGGCTGACCAGATCACTGAGCCAAGAGGAAGCTCGATGTTTCCTTTACAACATGAACATGGCAG CTCCAGCATCAGATACTGCATTGGTTACTCTGTTCTCTGGTTGGGCATGTAAAGGTCACCCAAGGAGCGACTGTTTGTCTTCCAGTGAAACTGGTTGTCCTGCAAGGACTCTTACAGAAACCCAAAATAATTTTGTCAAATCTTGTGGCGATTGTGGGAATTCAAGTATTTTTAATGAATCTACAACTTTTGGATTAGAAAGTAAGTGTGAGAAGACTGTTAAGCAAGAAAACAAAATTTCTCTCGTGGAAAGCAGTGGTTGCAATATCTCAGGGACAGAATCCCAAAAAACTTTTCTCAATAACCGAACTTGTTGTGTTCCTGGTTTAGGAGTCGACAGCAGTAGTCTAGGGATGAGTTCC TTGCCACAGGCAAAATCTCTGCGTTCTTTGTCATGTAGTCCTACAGCTCCTTCTCTTAACTCCAGTCTTTTCAACTGGGAAACAGAAATTAATTCCTCAGAAATTGGGTTCACAACACGACCTATTGACAATATTTTTAGATTCCATAAAGCAATTCGAAAAGATCTGGAGTTTCTAGATGTGGAATCTGGGAAACTTAGTGATCGGGATGAAAACTTTCTCAGACAGTTTGGTGGTAGATTTCGTCTTTTGCGGGGCTTATACAGAGCTCATAGTAATGCAGAGGATGATATTGTGTTCCCTGCTTTGGAGTCGAAGGAAACTCTACATAATGTTAGCCACTCTTACACATTGGACCACAAACAGGAAGAAGAACTGTTTGAGAATATTTCATCCGCACTAATTAAGCTTTCTCAacttaatgaaaatttaaatgcaaaTAACGTGACTGGGAATTTGAGTGAGAAGCTCTCCTGTTCTTCTGAATGTGTTGATAATTTGAGAGAATATAATGAGATGGCAACCAAGATTCAGGGCATGTGTAAATCCATTAAAGTAACTTTAGATCACCATGTCATCCGTGAAGAGGTTGAGCTTTGGCCATTATTTGACAGACATTTCTCCGTGGAGGAGCAAGACAAACTTGTTGGCCGCATAATTGGTAGAACAGGAGCAGAGGTACTCCAGTCAATGTTGCCGTGGGTAACATCTGCTCTTACGCAGGACGAGCAAAATAGAATGATTGACACATGGAAGCATGCCACCAAGAATACAATGTTCAGTGAGTGGCTTGATGAATGGTGGGAAGGGACTGCTGCTGAATCCTCACAGGTACCGACATCAGAGAATAGTATCTCGAAAG AATACGAGATGCATGAGTCCATGGATCTAAGTGATTATAATTTTAAGCCTGGGTGGAAAGATATTTTTCGGATGAATCAAAATGAGCTTGAAGCAGAGATTAGGAAAGTCTCTCGTGATCCAACCCTTGATCCAAGAAGAAAGGCTTACCTTATACAAAATCTAATGACCAG TCGGTGGATAGCTTCCCAGCAAAAAATTTCGCAAACCAAAAGTGGTGAAGCACAAGATGGTGAAGACTTTCTTTGTTGTTCCCCTTCCTTTCGTGATccagagaaaaaaaattttggatGTGAGCATTACAAAAGGAACTGCAAGCTTTGGGCTGCTTGCTGCGGAAAATTGTTTACCTGCAGATTCTGCCATGATGAAGTCAGTGATCATTCGATGGATAG GAAGGCAACATCTGAAATGATGTGTATGAAATGCCTAACGATCCAACCGATTGGACCAATTTGCACAAGTATATCTTGCAATGGGTTTCTGATGGCCAAATACTATTGCAGTAGttgcaaattttttgatgatgaAAG GGAAGTCTATCATTGTCCTTCATGCAATTTATGCCGCCTTGGAAAAGGGCTTGGTATAGACTTCTTTCATTGCATGACCTGCAATTGTTGCTTGGGAATGAGGCTGCTGGAACATAAGTGCACAGAGAAAGGTCTTGAGACCAATTGCCCCATTTGTTGTGATTTTTTATTTACATCAAGTGCAACTGTGAGGGCTCTTCCCTGTGGTCACTGCATGCATTCTGCTTGTTTCCAG GCATATGCTTGCACTCGTTACGTCTGTCCCATATGCAGCAAGTCTATGGGAGACATGTCG GTCTACTTTGGGATGCTTGATGCTTTAATGGCTTCTGAGATCCTCCCAGAAGAATACAGAAACCGACGTCAA CATATATTATGCAATGATTGCGACAGAAAAGGAACTGCGCCATTTCATTGGATGTATCACAAATGTGGCTTCTGTGGATCTTACAGCACAAGGGTAATCAAGGTTGAACAAGATCCTAATTGCTCCACATAG